One Agrobacterium vaccinii DNA window includes the following coding sequences:
- a CDS encoding response regulator transcription factor: MESNLHNESNPTVSSCVAKVEDAIVPHMKILVIEDDLEAAAYMTKAFREAGIVADHASDGESGLFMGVENAYDVMVIDRMLPRRDGLSVISELRRRGIETPVLILSALGQVDDRVTGLRAGGDDYLPKPYAFSELLARIEVLGRRKGKPEQDMIYRVGDLELDRLSHDVRRGGKEILLQPREFRLLEYLMKNAGQVVTRTMLLENVWDYHFDPQTNVIDVHVSRLRSKIEKDFDKPLLKTIRGAGYIMKDEG; this comes from the coding sequence ATGGAAAGCAATCTGCATAACGAGAGCAACCCCACTGTTTCCAGTTGTGTGGCGAAGGTCGAGGACGCTATTGTCCCGCACATGAAGATTCTTGTTATCGAAGATGATCTGGAAGCTGCGGCCTATATGACCAAGGCGTTCCGGGAAGCAGGCATTGTGGCCGATCACGCCAGCGATGGCGAGAGCGGTTTGTTTATGGGCGTCGAGAACGCCTATGACGTGATGGTCATCGACCGTATGCTGCCGCGCCGTGATGGTCTTTCCGTCATCAGCGAGCTGCGCCGCCGTGGCATCGAGACGCCCGTGCTGATCCTGTCCGCACTGGGGCAGGTGGACGACCGCGTGACGGGTCTGCGCGCCGGTGGTGATGACTACTTGCCGAAGCCCTATGCGTTTAGCGAACTTCTGGCGCGTATCGAAGTGCTGGGCCGCCGCAAGGGCAAGCCTGAGCAGGACATGATCTACCGTGTCGGCGATCTGGAACTCGACCGTCTCTCCCATGATGTGCGTCGTGGCGGCAAGGAAATTCTCCTTCAGCCGCGCGAGTTTCGCCTGCTGGAATATTTGATGAAGAATGCGGGGCAGGTCGTGACGCGTACCATGCTGCTCGAAAATGTATGGGATTACCACTTCGATCCGCAGACCAATGTCATCGACGTGCATGTGTCGCGCCTGCGTTCCAAGATCGAGAAGGACTTCGACAAGCCGCTGCTGAAAACCATTCGCGGCGCCGGTTACATTATGAAGGACGAGGGGTAA
- a CDS encoding Do family serine endopeptidase, protein MLNSQNGRPSLKTILKSSAVGGLAALMLTTGVAGPIAHSFAAPVEVTAPQVPSFANVVDAVSPAVVSVRVQSNVQPASDDNSGYSFNFGGRGLDQLPDDHPLKRFFKEFGGPGSGDDKRADRGPKAHRDGKGPLRPTAQGSGFFISEDGYIVTNNHVVDDGSAYTVVMNDGTELDAKLVGRDSRTDLAVLKVDVNRKFTYVQFADDSKIRVGDWVVAVGNPFGLGGTVTSGIISARGRDIGSGPYDDYLQIDAAVNRGNSGGPAFNLNGEVIGINTAIFSPSGGNVGIAFAIPASVAKDVIQDLIKDGKVERGWLGVQIQPVSKDIAESLGLSEASGALVVAPQAGSPGDKAGIKQGDIITAINGDTVKDARDLSRRIGAMAPNTKVELSLWRGGKSQPVSVTLGDLASDDATKATANQNDDKGGQSSSEKALSSLGLSVAPADDGNGLAITDVDPDSDAAARGLKTGEKITSVNNQQVAKAADVEKILEQAKKDGRSKALFQIQTDDGSRFIALDIDQG, encoded by the coding sequence ATGTTGAATTCGCAAAACGGACGTCCCTCGTTGAAGACCATTCTCAAGTCTTCCGCTGTTGGCGGTCTGGCGGCTCTGATGCTGACGACCGGTGTGGCCGGGCCAATCGCTCATTCTTTTGCAGCACCCGTTGAAGTGACCGCGCCGCAGGTGCCGAGCTTTGCCAATGTCGTTGACGCGGTCTCGCCCGCTGTCGTTTCGGTGCGTGTGCAGTCCAATGTGCAGCCTGCTTCTGACGACAACAGTGGCTATTCGTTCAATTTCGGCGGTCGTGGTCTCGACCAGCTTCCCGATGATCACCCGCTGAAGCGTTTCTTTAAAGAATTCGGTGGCCCAGGCTCCGGTGACGACAAGCGCGCCGACCGTGGCCCGAAGGCTCACCGTGATGGCAAGGGTCCGCTGCGTCCAACGGCTCAGGGCTCCGGCTTCTTCATCTCTGAAGACGGGTATATCGTGACCAACAACCACGTTGTTGATGATGGTTCTGCCTACACGGTCGTGATGAATGACGGCACCGAGCTTGACGCCAAGCTGGTCGGTCGCGACAGCCGCACCGATCTGGCCGTGCTGAAAGTGGATGTGAACCGCAAGTTTACCTATGTGCAGTTTGCGGATGACAGCAAAATCCGCGTCGGTGACTGGGTGGTTGCCGTGGGTAACCCGTTCGGCCTCGGCGGCACGGTGACCTCGGGTATCATTTCGGCCCGTGGACGCGATATCGGCTCTGGCCCTTACGACGATTATCTTCAGATCGATGCTGCCGTGAATCGTGGCAACTCCGGCGGTCCGGCGTTCAACCTCAACGGCGAAGTGATCGGCATCAACACGGCGATCTTCTCTCCTTCTGGCGGTAACGTCGGTATTGCCTTTGCCATTCCTGCCTCCGTTGCCAAGGACGTCATTCAGGACCTGATCAAGGACGGTAAGGTCGAGCGTGGCTGGCTTGGTGTGCAGATTCAGCCCGTAAGCAAGGATATTGCCGAATCGCTCGGTCTTTCCGAGGCAAGTGGTGCGCTGGTTGTTGCCCCGCAGGCCGGTTCGCCCGGTGACAAGGCTGGCATCAAGCAGGGTGATATCATCACCGCGATCAACGGCGATACGGTAAAGGATGCCCGCGATCTGTCACGCCGCATCGGTGCCATGGCGCCGAACACCAAGGTCGAGCTGTCGCTATGGCGCGGTGGCAAGTCGCAGCCAGTCAGCGTAACTCTGGGTGATCTGGCCAGCGACGATGCTACCAAGGCAACGGCAAACCAGAACGACGACAAGGGCGGTCAGTCCTCCAGCGAAAAGGCACTGTCGAGCCTCGGCCTTTCGGTCGCACCGGCTGACGACGGCAACGGGCTTGCCATTACCGATGTCGACCCCGACTCCGATGCCGCAGCGCGTGGCTTGAAGACCGGTGAGAAGATCACCTCTGTGAACAACCAGCAGGTGGCCAAGGCAGCCGATGTCGAGAAAATTCTCGAGCAGGCCAAGAAGGATGGGCGCTCCAAGGCGCTGTTCCAAATCCAGACCGACGATGGCAGCCGCTTCATCGCGCTGGATATCGACCAGGGTTGA
- a CDS encoding sensor histidine kinase, which produces MARLRLLFSSTAVRLSALYILLFALCAAFLVFYVTALSEGLLNQQTRDAVQQEVNDVQRVYNRGGINPLLRMMERRARQPGASLYVIAGPNGEILAGNVASVQPGVFDSEGWTELPFGYERYSESGDAVKHLATANIFRLDNGLRILVGRDLGEPTKFRLLVRNALMVALAIMGGGAVLIWFAIGRNALKRLNRMSDATKKIMAGDLSQRLPQGRSGDEFDRLSGSLNAMLGRIEKLNEGLRQVSDNIAHDLKTPLTRLRNKATEALEDRDDGKRRAALEGIIAESDQLIRTFNALLMISRVEAGSIAAEMSDVDVSAIAEDSAELYEPVADEEGLTLTADIAPGLIVQGNRELIGQALTNIIDNAIKYAGGHEGKKALAVRLARQDEGIVLSVADNGPGVPAAKRDEVIKRFVRLDESRSKPGTGLGLSLVEAVMELHGGSLRLSDTDPDNAEAPGLTVSMVFPVSTP; this is translated from the coding sequence ATGGCCCGTCTTCGTCTTTTGTTCAGCTCGACGGCGGTGCGCCTTTCGGCGCTCTATATCCTGCTTTTCGCGCTTTGTGCCGCTTTCCTCGTTTTTTATGTCACGGCGTTGTCCGAAGGTTTGCTGAACCAGCAGACGCGCGATGCAGTGCAGCAGGAAGTCAACGACGTTCAGCGCGTTTATAATCGCGGCGGCATCAACCCGCTGCTGCGGATGATGGAGCGCCGCGCACGTCAACCGGGGGCGAGCCTTTATGTGATTGCCGGGCCGAATGGTGAAATTCTGGCGGGTAACGTCGCCTCCGTGCAGCCAGGTGTTTTCGACAGTGAGGGCTGGACCGAATTGCCGTTCGGTTATGAGCGCTATTCCGAAAGCGGCGATGCCGTGAAGCATCTGGCCACGGCCAATATTTTCCGTCTGGATAATGGACTTCGCATTCTGGTCGGTCGCGATCTGGGCGAGCCGACGAAGTTCCGTCTGCTGGTGCGCAATGCGCTGATGGTGGCGCTCGCTATCATGGGTGGCGGCGCCGTTCTCATCTGGTTCGCGATTGGGCGCAATGCTCTGAAGCGTCTCAACCGCATGTCGGATGCGACCAAGAAAATCATGGCAGGCGACCTGTCGCAGCGCCTGCCGCAAGGTCGTTCCGGCGATGAATTCGACCGGCTCTCGGGTTCGCTCAACGCCATGCTGGGGCGGATCGAGAAGCTGAACGAGGGGCTGCGGCAGGTTTCCGACAATATCGCCCATGACCTCAAAACGCCACTGACGCGCCTGCGCAACAAAGCGACCGAGGCGCTGGAAGACCGGGATGACGGTAAGCGCCGGGCAGCACTGGAGGGCATCATCGCCGAATCCGACCAGCTGATCCGCACCTTCAACGCGCTGCTGATGATTTCCCGTGTCGAGGCCGGTTCGATTGCCGCCGAGATGAGCGATGTGGATGTCTCGGCGATTGCCGAGGATAGCGCCGAACTTTACGAGCCGGTGGCCGATGAGGAAGGTTTGACGCTGACGGCGGATATTGCGCCGGGGCTGATCGTGCAGGGCAACCGCGAACTGATCGGTCAGGCGCTGACAAACATCATCGACAACGCCATCAAATATGCCGGTGGGCATGAGGGCAAGAAGGCGCTGGCCGTGCGGCTGGCGCGGCAGGACGAGGGGATCGTGCTTTCGGTTGCAGACAATGGACCCGGTGTCCCCGCAGCCAAGCGCGATGAGGTCATCAAGCGTTTCGTGCGGCTGGACGAAAGCCGCTCCAAGCCAGGAACGGGTCTGGGGCTTTCGCTTGTCGAGGCGGTGATGGAGCTGCATGGCGGTTCGCTGCGGCTTTCCGATACCGATCCCGACAACGCCGAGGCACCCGGCCTGACTGTTTCGATGGTTTTTCCCGTTTCCACACCGTAA
- a CDS encoding response regulator transcription factor, with protein sequence MRILVVEDDTNLNRQLTDALKEAGYVVDQAFDGEEGHYLGDTEPYDAIVLDIGLPQLDGITVVEKWRASGKTMPVLILTARDRWSDKVAGIDAGADDYVTKPFHVEEVLARVRALIRRAAGHASSEIVCGPVRLDTKSSKATVNGTTLKLTSHEFRLLSYLMHHMGEVVSRTELVEHMYDQDFDRDSNTIEVFVGRLRKKLGVDLIETIRGLGYRMQAPADAK encoded by the coding sequence ATGCGCATTCTCGTGGTCGAGGACGATACCAACCTCAATCGCCAACTGACCGACGCATTAAAAGAGGCGGGCTACGTTGTCGATCAGGCTTTCGATGGCGAAGAGGGGCATTATCTGGGTGATACCGAACCCTATGACGCCATTGTTCTCGATATCGGCCTGCCGCAACTGGACGGCATTACCGTTGTCGAGAAATGGCGTGCCAGCGGCAAGACCATGCCTGTCCTTATCCTCACCGCGCGTGACCGCTGGAGCGACAAGGTGGCAGGCATCGATGCCGGTGCCGACGACTATGTGACCAAGCCTTTCCATGTGGAAGAAGTGCTGGCGCGTGTGCGCGCACTGATCCGCCGTGCGGCGGGCCATGCATCGTCTGAAATCGTCTGTGGACCTGTCAGGCTGGACACCAAGTCTTCCAAGGCGACCGTCAACGGCACGACGCTGAAGCTGACCTCGCACGAGTTCCGGCTGCTCTCCTACCTCATGCACCACATGGGCGAAGTCGTTTCGCGTACCGAGCTGGTCGAGCATATGTACGATCAGGATTTCGACCGTGATTCCAATACGATCGAGGTGTTTGTCGGACGTTTGCGCAAGAAGCTGGGTGTCGATCTGATCGAGACCATCCGTGGCCTCGGCTACCGGATGCAAGCACCCGCAGATGCGAAGTAA
- a CDS encoding heme lyase CcmF/NrfE family subunit, with protein MITEIGHYALVLALGVALIVSTLPAFGARRNDKALMDIAPIGSVLLFLLVGISFAALTHAYAVSDFSLKNVYENSHSLMPMLYKLTGVWGNHEGSMLLWLLILVLFSAMVAVYGRNLPDTLRANVLAVQAWVTTAFLLFILLTSNPFARLSPVPAEGQDLNPILQDFGLAIHPPLLYLGYVGFSVCFSFAVAALIEGRIDAAWARWVRPWTLAAWTFLTAGISMGSYWAYYELGWGGWWFWDPVENASFMPWLAGTALLHSALVMEKREALKIWTVLLAIMTFSLSLLGTFLVRSGVLTSVHAFATDPSRGIFILCILMIFIGGAFSLFAWRAPMLKAGGLFAPISREGALVLNNLILTVSTATVLIGTLYPLVLETLTGEKISVGEPFFNLTFGLLMIPILIVTPFGPMLAWKRGDLLGAFQRLYVAAGLAALAGLALWYAEHGGPVLAVLGIIAGFWLIFGALVDLWYRANFGKLAFGIAFRRLKGLPRSTFGTALAHMGLGISVLGIVTVTTFETETVVEMKQGMTVDAGGYSLTFDGIRHHVGPNYTEDRGHFTARKGGAEVADVWSSKRLYTARRMPTTEAGIMTFGLSQLYVSLGDPMSDGGMVVRIWWKPFILCIWGGTVFMMIGGFVSLSDRRLRVGAPTRKAKAVKARPVPEPAE; from the coding sequence ATGATCACCGAAATCGGCCATTATGCTCTGGTGCTGGCGCTGGGTGTAGCGCTTATCGTGTCCACGCTGCCCGCGTTCGGAGCGCGGCGCAACGACAAGGCGCTGATGGACATCGCGCCCATCGGCTCCGTTCTGCTGTTTTTGCTAGTCGGCATTTCGTTTGCGGCGCTGACGCATGCCTATGCCGTATCCGATTTCTCTCTGAAGAACGTTTACGAGAACTCCCATTCGCTGATGCCGATGCTCTACAAGCTGACCGGCGTGTGGGGCAACCATGAGGGATCGATGCTGCTGTGGCTGCTGATCCTGGTGCTGTTCAGCGCGATGGTCGCCGTCTATGGCCGCAATCTGCCCGATACGCTGCGGGCCAATGTGCTGGCCGTGCAGGCGTGGGTGACGACGGCGTTTCTGCTGTTCATTCTCTTGACCTCCAACCCGTTTGCCCGGCTTTCGCCGGTTCCAGCCGAAGGGCAGGACCTGAACCCGATCCTTCAGGATTTCGGTCTCGCGATCCACCCGCCGCTTCTTTATCTCGGCTATGTCGGCTTTTCCGTCTGTTTCTCCTTTGCTGTCGCTGCCCTGATCGAAGGGCGCATCGACGCCGCCTGGGCGCGCTGGGTGCGGCCATGGACGCTGGCCGCCTGGACGTTTCTGACGGCGGGTATTTCGATGGGGTCCTACTGGGCTTACTACGAACTCGGCTGGGGCGGTTGGTGGTTCTGGGACCCGGTGGAGAACGCATCCTTCATGCCATGGCTTGCGGGAACTGCGCTTTTGCATTCGGCGCTGGTGATGGAAAAGCGCGAGGCGCTGAAAATCTGGACCGTACTGCTGGCGATCATGACGTTTTCGCTGTCGCTGCTCGGCACCTTCCTCGTGCGCTCCGGTGTGCTGACCTCGGTGCATGCTTTTGCGACCGACCCGAGCCGTGGCATTTTCATTCTGTGCATTTTGATGATCTTCATCGGCGGCGCGTTTTCGCTGTTTGCATGGCGTGCGCCCATGTTGAAAGCGGGTGGACTGTTTGCGCCGATCTCGCGCGAGGGTGCGCTGGTTCTCAACAATCTGATCCTGACGGTTTCGACGGCGACTGTGCTGATCGGTACGCTCTATCCGCTGGTTCTGGAAACGCTGACAGGCGAGAAGATTTCCGTCGGCGAGCCCTTCTTCAACCTGACATTCGGTCTGTTGATGATCCCCATTCTGATCGTGACGCCGTTCGGGCCGATGCTGGCGTGGAAGCGCGGCGATCTGCTGGGCGCGTTTCAGCGGCTTTATGTGGCGGCGGGTTTGGCGGCACTTGCGGGTCTTGCGCTGTGGTACGCGGAACATGGCGGGCCGGTGCTGGCGGTTCTTGGCATCATCGCCGGGTTCTGGCTGATCTTCGGGGCGCTGGTCGATCTGTGGTACCGCGCCAATTTCGGCAAACTGGCCTTTGGAATCGCGTTTCGCCGCCTGAAAGGGTTGCCGCGTTCGACATTTGGCACGGCACTGGCGCATATGGGCCTCGGCATCAGCGTGCTGGGCATTGTCACCGTCACGACCTTCGAGACGGAAACCGTCGTGGAGATGAAGCAGGGAATGACGGTGGATGCGGGCGGCTACAGCCTGACCTTCGACGGCATTCGCCACCATGTCGGCCCCAACTATACCGAGGATCGCGGGCACTTCACGGCGCGCAAAGGCGGAGCAGAGGTGGCCGATGTGTGGTCCTCAAAACGGCTCTATACGGCGCGGCGCATGCCGACGACGGAAGCGGGGATCATGACCTTCGGCCTTTCGCAGCTCTATGTCTCGCTCGGTGACCCGATGAGCGACGGCGGCATGGTGGTTCGGATCTGGTGGAAACCGTTCATTCTGTGCATCTGGGGTGGGACGGTGTTCATGATGATCGGTGGCTTTGTTTCGCTGTCTGACCGCCGACTGCGGGTGGGTGCGCCGACGCGTAAGGCGAAGGCCGTGAAGGCTAGACCAGTGCCGGAGCCTGCGGAATGA
- the ccmI gene encoding c-type cytochrome biogenesis protein CcmI, whose protein sequence is MFWIIIALLTAAVALVLTYPLMRSKGIADTAREGEVAVYRDQLAELQRERASGLIGETEAEYARAEIGRRLLAAASDKTGEASAISPRKHNALASIVTVLLPLMGLCLYLYMGSPNTPDMPLAARLEKPGNDMNLMIAKAERHLAQNPDDGAGWDVLAPIYFKTMRLGDAEMAYRNAIRLQGENAPRLTGLAETLIATNDGVVVEDARSALEDAEKMSPGNPRVRFYLALSLEQAGKTDQARDAFAALLKESPGGAPWIPLVQAHLQNTGGADIAAAPRPQAPGGPSAEDVAAASSMSSEDRQAMVAGMVESLDARLKENPDNFEGWMRLVRSYAMLKNDEKARQALADGLKAFPAAGEQGKQLLALAQQLGVNAQGVTQ, encoded by the coding sequence ATGTTCTGGATTATCATCGCCCTGTTGACGGCGGCCGTGGCCCTCGTTTTGACCTATCCGCTGATGCGCAGCAAAGGCATAGCCGACACTGCCCGTGAGGGCGAGGTGGCGGTCTACCGCGACCAGCTGGCCGAATTGCAGCGCGAGCGCGCAAGCGGGCTGATCGGCGAGACCGAAGCCGAGTATGCGCGCGCCGAAATCGGTCGGCGACTTCTGGCGGCGGCGTCCGACAAAACGGGTGAGGCGTCAGCGATATCGCCACGCAAGCACAATGCTCTCGCCAGCATCGTGACCGTGCTTTTGCCGCTGATGGGGCTCTGTCTTTACTTGTATATGGGCAGTCCGAACACGCCGGATATGCCGCTTGCCGCGCGGCTGGAAAAGCCCGGCAACGACATGAACCTGATGATTGCCAAGGCCGAGCGGCATCTTGCACAGAACCCGGACGATGGCGCCGGATGGGACGTGCTGGCACCGATCTATTTCAAGACCATGCGTTTGGGTGATGCGGAGATGGCGTATCGCAATGCCATCCGTCTTCAGGGCGAAAACGCGCCGCGGCTGACCGGACTTGCCGAAACACTGATTGCGACCAATGACGGTGTCGTCGTCGAGGATGCGCGCTCGGCATTGGAAGATGCGGAAAAGATGAGCCCCGGCAATCCGCGCGTGCGCTTTTATCTGGCGCTTTCGCTGGAGCAGGCGGGCAAGACGGATCAAGCGCGCGATGCCTTTGCCGCGCTGCTGAAGGAATCGCCTGGGGGCGCGCCTTGGATCCCGTTGGTGCAGGCGCATCTGCAAAATACCGGTGGTGCCGATATAGCCGCAGCGCCGAGGCCACAGGCGCCGGGTGGACCGAGTGCCGAGGATGTGGCTGCGGCCAGCAGCATGTCGAGCGAAGACCGACAGGCGATGGTGGCGGGCATGGTGGAAAGCCTGGACGCGCGGCTGAAGGAAAATCCTGATAATTTCGAGGGTTGGATGCGGCTTGTGCGATCCTACGCGATGTTGAAGAATGACGAGAAGGCGCGCCAAGCTCTGGCCGATGGCCTGAAAGCCTTTCCGGCCGCCGGTGAACAGGGCAAGCAATTGCTGGCGCTGGCGCAGCAGCTGGGCGTGAATGCGCAGGGAGTGACGCAATGA
- a CDS encoding ATP-binding protein produces the protein MRSNSLTARVLLLASAWSMLALVVIAVVISTLYRQGVERSFTDLLRAQLYNVINSITVSNENTLAGSPQLGDLRFSQPDTGWYWVVEPLGNFQTAPLVSSSLGVSTLPVPGILDVPFDNRYERYYVVTDSAQNRVQVAETEVVLDGEGRAARFRVTGNLNVVEDDVRDFSNSLYLALAVFGVGSLVVNGLAILYSLRPLDHARVALGKIRGGDAERLEGEFPREIQPLATEINALIESNRRLVERARMQVGNLAHSLKTPIAVLLNEARTLDSHHGDLVRGQVEAMQAQVQSYLSRARIAAQRGSILARAEAEPALERLVRVMRRLNPEKTFELDMQQPAVVLAMEQQDLEEAVGNLLENAARFADTKVVISVMPGVHPSSDPDVTRRTWVTLLVEDDGPGLEPEQITEAMKRGRRLDESRPGTGLGLSIVSEVVSEYHGTFALSRSSLGGLKAELLLPGLSKELA, from the coding sequence ATGCGAAGTAACTCACTCACCGCCCGCGTTCTGTTGCTGGCATCGGCATGGTCGATGCTGGCGCTGGTGGTGATCGCGGTGGTGATTTCCACGCTTTATAGACAGGGCGTGGAGCGCAGTTTTACCGATCTGCTGCGTGCGCAGCTTTACAACGTCATCAACTCCATCACCGTTTCCAACGAAAACACGCTGGCGGGAAGTCCGCAGCTGGGAGACCTGCGGTTTTCGCAGCCCGATACCGGCTGGTACTGGGTGGTGGAGCCGCTGGGCAATTTCCAGACTGCGCCTCTGGTGTCATCGTCTCTGGGTGTGTCGACGCTGCCTGTGCCCGGTATTCTGGACGTGCCCTTCGACAATCGCTACGAGCGTTATTACGTGGTGACGGATAGCGCGCAAAACCGCGTGCAGGTGGCGGAAACAGAGGTTGTGCTGGATGGCGAAGGCAGAGCGGCGCGGTTTCGCGTGACCGGCAATCTCAATGTCGTTGAAGACGATGTGCGCGATTTTTCCAACAGTCTTTATCTGGCACTGGCCGTGTTCGGCGTGGGCAGCCTAGTCGTCAATGGTCTTGCCATTCTCTACAGTTTGCGACCGCTGGACCATGCGCGTGTGGCACTGGGCAAGATACGCGGCGGCGATGCCGAACGTCTTGAGGGCGAATTTCCGAGGGAAATCCAGCCCTTGGCGACCGAAATCAATGCGCTGATCGAAAGCAACCGGAGGCTTGTGGAGCGAGCACGCATGCAGGTGGGCAATCTGGCGCACTCGCTGAAAACACCGATTGCCGTGCTGCTGAACGAGGCGCGCACGCTGGACAGCCACCATGGTGATCTGGTGCGCGGACAGGTGGAAGCGATGCAGGCGCAGGTGCAGTCCTACCTGTCACGCGCCCGGATCGCGGCGCAGCGCGGCTCGATTCTGGCGCGCGCGGAAGCCGAACCCGCGCTGGAGCGGCTGGTGCGCGTGATGCGCCGCCTGAACCCGGAAAAGACGTTCGAGCTGGATATGCAGCAACCGGCAGTCGTGCTGGCCATGGAGCAGCAGGATCTGGAAGAGGCCGTGGGCAACCTGCTGGAAAACGCGGCGCGTTTTGCGGATACGAAGGTGGTCATCAGCGTGATGCCCGGGGTTCATCCATCGTCCGACCCCGATGTGACGCGCCGCACCTGGGTTACGCTGCTGGTGGAGGATGATGGGCCGGGTCTGGAGCCCGAGCAGATAACCGAAGCGATGAAGCGCGGCAGGCGTCTGGACGAGAGCCGTCCGGGCACAGGCTTGGGTCTTTCCATCGTCAGCGAGGTGGTTTCTGAGTACCACGGTACCTTTGCCCTGTCGCGCAGTTCGCTTGGAGGCTTAAAAGCAGAATTGCTTCTACCCGGACTTTCGAAAGAGCTTGCATGA
- the ccmE gene encoding cytochrome c maturation protein CcmE — protein MTRKQKRLAIIGGGVSFIMIAAFLVMFAFGQSIAYFYMPGDLEKTAVAPGTRIRLGGLVAEGSVKRGEGRTVSFAVTDGGASVPVSYTGILPDLFREGQGVVTEGTFDAATHAFVADSVLAKHDENYMPKDVADRLKDKGLWQQAPDGTAKTGATQ, from the coding sequence ATGACCCGCAAGCAGAAAAGACTGGCGATTATCGGCGGTGGCGTCAGCTTCATCATGATCGCGGCGTTTCTGGTGATGTTCGCCTTCGGGCAATCCATTGCTTACTTCTACATGCCGGGCGATCTGGAAAAGACCGCAGTCGCACCCGGCACGCGCATCCGTCTTGGCGGGCTGGTGGCCGAAGGGTCGGTCAAGCGCGGCGAGGGGCGCACGGTAAGTTTTGCGGTAACCGATGGCGGGGCGAGTGTGCCGGTGAGCTATACCGGAATTTTGCCGGACCTGTTTCGTGAAGGGCAGGGCGTGGTGACCGAGGGCACCTTCGATGCCGCGACGCATGCCTTTGTTGCCGACAGCGTTCTGGCCAAGCATGATGAAAACTACATGCCCAAGGACGTTGCCGACCGCCTGAAGGACAAGGGCCTGTGGCAGCAGGCACCAGATGGCACCGCCAAAACCGGAGCAACGCAATGA
- a CDS encoding cytochrome c-type biogenesis protein translates to MRAIALFFTLLLTALPAFAFNPDEVLADPALEARARALTVQLRCMVCQNQSIDDSNAELARDLRVLVRERLTQGDSDEAVIDYVVSRYGEFVLLKPRFSARTIALWGAPIALILIGAIAIFVFARRRVAVSEGQKLTVDEEARIRDLLG, encoded by the coding sequence CTGAGAGCAATCGCCCTTTTCTTCACCCTTCTCCTCACCGCGCTCCCCGCCTTCGCCTTCAACCCGGACGAAGTCCTCGCCGACCCGGCACTGGAAGCCCGTGCGCGGGCGTTGACCGTTCAACTGCGATGCATGGTGTGCCAGAACCAGTCCATCGATGACAGTAATGCGGAGCTGGCGCGGGATTTGCGCGTGCTGGTGCGCGAGCGGTTGACGCAGGGCGATAGTGACGAAGCGGTGATCGATTATGTCGTGTCCCGCTACGGCGAATTCGTGCTGCTGAAGCCGCGTTTCAGTGCGCGGACCATTGCGCTTTGGGGTGCGCCGATTGCGCTGATTTTGATTGGTGCGATAGCGATTTTCGTTTTTGCGCGACGGCGAGTGGCGGTGTCGGAGGGGCAGAAGTTGACGGTGGATGAAGAGGCGCGGATTCGGGATTTGTTGGGGTAG